One Bos indicus x Bos taurus breed Angus x Brahman F1 hybrid chromosome 6, Bos_hybrid_MaternalHap_v2.0, whole genome shotgun sequence genomic window carries:
- the TLR1 gene encoding toll-like receptor 1, whose product MTKKNSSIFHFAIIFILILEIRTQLSDESEFLIDRSKRGLTYVPKNLSLETTILDISYNYISELQMPDILSLSKLKILIISHNRIQYLDLSVFKFNQELEYLDLSHNNLEKISCHPTLNLKHLDLSFNPFDALPICQEFGNMSQLEFLGLSATQLQKSSVQSITHLHISKVLLVLGDTYGEREDAESLQDLKTQSLHIVFPTGKEFHFILDVSVGTTVSLELSNIKCVLDDNGCPYFENVLSKLQKNSRLSNLTLNNIEITWNSFFTILQLVWRTNIEYFSISNVKLQGYLDSRDFDYSDTSLKALSIHKVVHDVFSLPQGYVYKILSNMNIQHLTVSAAHMVHMVCPSQISPFLYLNFSNNLLTDTVFINCTNLANLKTLILQKNQLKELVNIVHMTQEMKSLQQLDVSQNSLMYDESEGNCPWARNLLSLNMSSNILTDSVFRCLPPQIKVLDLHNNRIRSIPKDVTGLETLQELNLASNSLAHLPGCGIFSSLSILIIDYNSISNPSADFFQSCQKIRSLKAGNNPFQCSCELRDFIQSIGQVSSDVVEGWPESYKCDYPESYKGTPLKDFQVSELSCNTALLIITIVVPGLVLAVAVTVLCIYLDLPWYLRMVCQWTQTRRRARNVPLEELQRTLQFHAFISYSGHDSAWVKNELIPNLEKEDIRICLHERNFVAGKSIVENIINCIEKSYKSIFVLSPNFVQSEWCHYELYFAHHNLFHEGSDNLILILLDPIPQYSIPSSYHKLRALMAQRTYLEWPKEKSKHGLFWANLRASINIKLMEKAAEIH is encoded by the coding sequence ATGactaaaaaaaattctagcatCTTCCATTTTGCCATCATCTTTATATTAATACTTGAGATCAGAACTCAATTATCTGAtgaaagtgaatttttaattgaCAGGTCAAAAAGAGGTCTCACCTATGTTCCCAAAAACTTATCCCTGGAAACAACCATCTTAGATATATCATACAACTATATTTCTGAGCTTCAGATGCCTGACATCCTCTCACTATCAAAGCTGAAGATTTTGATAATTTCTCATAATAGAATCCAGTATCTTGACTTGAGTGTTTTTAAATTCAACCAGGAACTGGAATACTTGGATTTGTCCCACAACAATTTGGAGAAGATTTCTTGCCACCCTACTCTGAACCTCAAGCACTTAGACCTCTCATTTAATCCATTTGATGCCCTGCCCATATGCCAAGAGTTTGGCAACATGTCTCAACTAGAATTTCTGGGGTTGAGTGCCACACAGTTACAGAAATCCAGTGTGCAGTCAATCACTCATTTGCACATCAGCAAGGTTTTATTGGTCTTAGGAGATACTTATGGGGAAAGAGAAGATGCCGAGAGCCTTCAAGACCTTAAGACACAGAGTCTGCACATTGTTTTCCCCACAGGAAAggaattccattttattttggaCGTGTCAGTCGGCACCACAGTGAGTCTGGAACTGTCTAATATCAAATGTGTGCTTGATGATAATGGGTGTCCTTATTTCGAAAATGTTCTGTCAAAACTTCAAAAGAACTCAAGGTTATCAAATCTTACTTTAAACAACATTGAAATAACTTGGAATTCCTTCTTTACGATCCTCCAGTTGGTTTGGCGTACAAACATTGAGTACTTCTCCATTTCAAATGTGAAACTACAAGGTTACCTTGACTCTAGAGATTTTGATTATTCTGACACTTCACTGAAGGCCTTGTCTATACACAAAGTTGTCCATGATGTGTTCAGTCTTCCACAAGGTTATGTCTATAAAATATTGTCAAATATGAACATCCAGCATCTCACAGTGTCTGCTGCACACATGGTCCACATGGTCTGCCCATCCCAAATTAGCCCATTTCTGTATTTGAATTTTTCCAATAATCTCTTAACAGACACAGTTTTCATAAACTGTACAAATTTGGCTAATTTGAAGACACTTATCCTACAAAAGAATCAGTTAAAAGAACTTGTAAACATAGTTCATATGACCCAGGAAATGAAGTCTCTACAACAACTGGATGTTAGCCAGAATTCCCTGATgtatgatgaaagtgaaggaaattGCCCTTGGGCCAGAAATTTATTAAGTTTAAATATGTCTTCAAATATACTTACTGACTCTGTTTTCAGATGTTTACCTCCTCAGATCAAGGTTCTTGATCTTCACAATAACAGAATAAGGAGCATCCCTAAAGATGTCACTGGTCTAGAAACTTTGCAAGAACTCAACCTTGCTTCCAATTCTTTAGCCCACCTTCCTGGATGTGGTATCTTTAGCAGCCTTTCCATACTGATCATTGACTATAACTCAATTTCCAATCCATCAGCTGATTTCTTCCAGAGCTGCCAGAAGATTAGGTCCCTCAAAGCGGGGAACAATCCATTCCAATGTTCCTGTGAGCTAAGAGACTTCATCCAAAGTATAGGCCAAGTATCAAGTGACGTGGTAGAGGGCTGGCCTGAGTCTTATAAGTGTGACTATCCGGAAAGCTACAAGGGAACCCCTCTAAAGGACTTCCAGGTATCTGAGCTATCCTGCAACACAGCTCTGCTGATCATCACCATTGTGGTCCCTGGGCTGGTGCTGGCTGTTGCTGTGACTGTCCTCTGTATCTACCTGGATCTGCCCTGGTACCTCAGGATGGTGTGTCAGTGGACCCAGACCCGGCGCAGGGCCAGGAATGTACCCTTGGAAGAACTCCAAAGAACTCTCCAGTTCCATGCTTTTATTTCATATAGTGGGCACGATTCTGCCTGGGTGAAGAATGAATTAATACCTAAcctagaaaaagaagatataagaatttGTCTCCATGAGAGAAACTTTGTTGCTGGCAAGAGCATTGTGGAAAATATCATCAACTGCATTGAGAAAAGTTACAAATCCATCTTCGTTTTGTCTCCCAACTTTGTCCAGAGCGAATGGTGCCATTATGAACTCTACTTTGCCCACCACAATCTCTTCCATGAAGGATCTGATAACTTAATCCTGATCTTGCTGGATCCCATTCCACAGTATTCCATTCCTAGCAGCTACCACAAGCTAAGAGCTCTCATGGCACAGAGAACTTATTTGGAATGGCCCAAGGAGAAGAGTAAACACGGACTTTTTTGGGCTAACCTAAGAGCATCCATTAATATTAAACTGATGGAAAAAGCAGCAGAAATACATTAA